Below is a genomic region from Actinomadura sp. NAK00032.
TGAAGGTGGCGTGCATCGAGGAGATCGCGCTGCGGAAGGGCTTCATCAGCGCCGACGAATGCCATCAGCTCGGGGCCGAACTCGCCGGCTCCGCCTACGGCCAGTACGTCATGGCGATCGCCAAGGAGGGCGTGAAGGTCTGCCCCTGACGGGGAGGGGCCGCGTGACGGGGAGGGGCCACGCCCACGCTCAGGGGCCTCAGGAGCCTCGGCGGTCCCGGCGGTCAGCGTCCCCGCTGGGATCCGTTGGCCAGCGCCGGAGAGCGCCCGAAGTCGGGGAGCGCGAAGTCCTCGGTCCAGAGCACGGGCGAGGACCCGGACGCGGGCGTCAGCATCTCCTGGTGGATGCGCTGCAGCTCGGGCGACGGGTCGAGCCCCAGCTCCTCGTCCAGCAGGGCCCGCAGCTCACCGTAGGCCGCCAGCGCCTCGGCCCTCCGCCCGGCGCGGGCGAGCGTGCCGATGAGCTGCCCGTGGAACCACTCGTGCAGCGGGTACCGGGCCACCAGAGAGCGCAGCTCGCCGATCAGGTCGCGGTCGCGGCCGAGCTGGACGTCGGTCTGGATCCGCAGCTCCAGGGCCCGCATCCGCAGCTCCTGCAGGTGCAGGGCGTGGGTGCCGAGGAGGCTCCCCTGGACGACGTCGGCCAGCGGGGGCCCGGTCCACAGGTCCAGGGCCTGCCGCAGCCGCTGGGAGGCGAGTTCGGGCCGGCCGGCGTCCAGCATCCGGCGCCCCTCCGCCACCTCCGCCTCGAACACGCAGACGTCGAGCTGGCCCGGCTCGATCTGGAGCTGGTAGCCGAACGGCTGGGTGAACAGCAGTTCGCGGCCCGCCGGCGCGAGCCCCTCCTGGTCGATGATCTTCCGGAGCTGGTAGACGTAGGTCTGCACGGTGTTGGAGGCGCGGCGGGGCGGCGCGTCCGCCCAGAGCTCCTCGATGACCGAGTCGACCTGGACGAGCTTGCCGGTCCGCACCAGCAGCAGTGCGAGAACCTGGCGCACCTTCGGCGGAGTGATCGCGCACGTGCGTCCGCCGTTGTTTATCTCCAGACTGCCGAGAAGCTTGAAGCGCACCATCTGCGTCCCCTTCATGGGCGGCGCGGCTGTGACATCTTGGAACACGATCACCCCGCTGGGCCAAGCGTGCACCGCAGCTCAACGTGCTGTCACCGCTCAGATTGCGCGGCCTTCCGCGTTTCGCCCCGGCCGACGCGAGTGCAATTCAGGAGTTGAGGGGCCCGATTCCCGGTGTCACGCTGAGGCTGGCTGCCCGGCTCGCCCCGCGGAGCGGGATCGGCCACCGCCGCCGTTCCATCCGCACGCCTCCTGGTTCTGCGCGCTTGCGTCCCGGGGGCGGCACCTACCGGTAGAGGTGGTCACAGGTGAGTGAGGGAACGTCCGAACGGACCGAGATCCCGGAGCCGAGCGAGGTCGGTCTCTTCTACGACCGGTTCGCGCAGCTCGCGGTGATGGTCGGCCCCGAGGCCAACGCCACCATGCACTTCGGGTACTGGGACTCGCCCGAGGACGCCGCCACCCTGCGCCAGGCGGCCGCGCGGATGACCGAGGTCATGATCGGCAAGGTACGGGTCGGCGCGGGCGAGCGCCTGCTGGACGTCGGCTGCGGCCTCGGCGGCCCCGGCGTGCGCCTCGCCCAGGCCACCGGCGCGGACGTCACCGGTGTGACGGTCAGCCAGGAGCAGGTCAAGCTGGCCAACCGGCTGGCCGCGGACGAGGGGCTCGCCGACCGGGTGCGCTTCGAGCACGCGGACGCCATGCGGCTGCCCTACACGGCGGACTCCTTCGACGCCGCGTGGGCCCTGGAGTCCATCATCCACATGCCGGACCGCGCCCAGGTCCTGGGCGAGATGGCGCGGGTGGTCCGGCCGGGCGGCCGGGTGCTGGTGACCGACATCTTCGAGCGGGCTCCCATCCCGGAGCACAAGAGGGCGCCCGTGGACGCCTACTACCGCGAGACGCTGCTCGGCCCCCCCGTCACCATCGACGAGTACCCCGGGCTGATCCGGAGCGCGGGGCTGCTGGTCGACGAGATCGTCGACATCAGCGAGAACGTGATGGGCAGGACGATGCGCGAGGCGGCGCGGCACAAGCGGCAGGTGTCGCCGGAGATCGAGGAGCTGCACGCCGACGACCCTGCGTACCAGCTGGATCTCGGCGCCCTCGCCGAGGTCTGGGAGCTCGGCTACCTGCTGGTGGTGGCGCACCGCCCCGGCGAGTGAGGGGCGGGCCTCGCTGAGGGGGCGCGTCCGGCGGTGGCGCTCGTCAGTGGTTACTGACGAGTAGTATTGATGGTTACCAGCGAGTAGCATCGCTGTCGCGGGCACTCGTGCCGTCGTCCAGGCAGGGGCGGCACGAGGCTCGACGCCACCGAGACCATCCTTCACCGCCCACCGCAGGGAGGACGACCCGTGCCTCGCACCGCACGCGACGTCGTGTTCGTCGACGGCGTCCGCACCCCGTTCGGCAAGGCCGGCCCCAAGGGGCTGTACGCGCAGACTCGCGCCGACGACATGGTCGTCCGCGCGATCCGCGAGCTGATGCGCCGCAACCCGTCCCTCCCGCCCGAGCGGGTGGACGAGGTCGCGATCGCCGCCACCACCCAGACCGGCGACCAGGGCCTGACCATCGGGCGGTCCGCCGCCGTGCTGGCCGGGCTGCCCAAGAGCGTGCCCGGCTACGCGATCGACCGGATGTGCGCGGGCGCGATGACCGCCGTGACCACCTCCGGCGCCGGGATCTCGTTCGGCTCCTACGACGTCGCCATCGCCGGCGGCGTCGAGCACATGGGCCGGCACCCGATGGGCGAGGGCGTCGACCCGAACCCGCGGTTCCTCGCCGACCGGCTCGTCGACCCGTCCGCCCTGGTCATGGGCTCGACGGCGGAGAACCTGCACGACCGGTTCCCCGGCATCACCAAGGAGCGCGCGGACGCCTACGCCGTGCGCAGCCAGCAGAAGGTCGCCGCCGCCTACGCCGCCGGGAAGATCCAGCCGGACCTCGTGCCCACCGCGGTCCGCTCCGCCGAGAAGGGGTGGGGGCTCGCGACCGAGGACGAGCCGCCGCGCCCCGGCACCACGCTGGACGACCTCGCCAAGCTGAAGACGCCGTTCCGGGTGCACGGCAACGTCACGCCCGGGAACGCCGCCGGGCTGAACGACGGCGCCACCGCGTGCCTGCTCGCCGCCGAGGACGTCGCCCGCGAGCTCGGCCTCACGCCGCGGATGCGCCTGGTCGACTTCTCGTTCGCCGGCGTCGAGCCGGAGGTGATGGGCGTCGGGCCCGTCCCCGCGACCGAGAAGCTCCTCGCCCGCAACGCGCTGACCATGGACGACATCGGCCTCATCGAGATCAACGAGGCGTTCGCCGTCCAGGTGCTGGCGTTCCTGGAGCACTTCAAGATCGCCGACGACGACCCCAGGGTGAACCCGTGGGGCGGCGCGATCGCGCTCGGCCACCCGCTCGCCTCGTCCGGCGTCCGGCTGATGAACCAGCTCGCCCGCCAGTTCGAGGAGCGTACGGACGTCCGCTACGGACTGACCACGATGTGTGTGGGCATGGGCATGGGCGGAACGGTGCTCTGGGAGAACGTGGGCTGGGGGGACGACAAGTGAGCACTCTCGGGGAAGTCTTCGGCGACGAAGTCGTGACGCACGCGCACGTACGGGATGTGACGCTGCCCTACGCGGCGGGCACGCTCGCGCTCATCACACTGGACAACGGCTTCGACCACACCAAGCCCAACACGTTCGGCCCCAACGGCCTCGCCGAGCTGAACGCGGCCATCGACACGATCGCCGGGCGCGACGACATCGCGGCCGTCGGCGTCACCGGCAAGCCGTTCATCTTCGCGGTCGGCGCCGACCTGAAGGGCGTCCCGCTCATCGCGAACCGGGAGGACGCCCGGTCCATCGGCAGGCTGGGGCACGACGTGTTCCGCCGGCTCGGCGAGTTGGACGTCCCGTCGTTCGCCTACTACAACGGCGCGGCGATGGGCGGCGGCGTCGAGATCGGCCTGCACTGCACGTACCGGACGATCTCCGCCGGGGTCCCGGCGTTCGCGCTGCCCGAGGCGTTCCTCGGCCTGGTGCCCGGCTGGGGCGGCACGTACCTGCTGCCGAACCTGATCGGCGCGGAGAAGGCGCTCAAGGTCGTCATCGAGAACCCGCTCGCGCAGAACCGGACGCTGAAGGGCGCGCAGGCGTACGAGCTGGGCATCGCGGACGCCCTCTTCGACGCGGCCGACTTCCTGGAGGAGTCGCTCGCCTGGACGGCCCGCGTCCTCAACGGCGACATCACCGTCACCCGGCCCGAGGTCGACAAGGGCAAGGCGTGGGACGACGCGGTCGCGATGGCCCGCTGGAACGTGGACGGCAAGCTGCACGGCGCCGCCCCGTCCTACACGCGCGCCCTCGACCTCGTCGCCGCCGCCAAGGACCGTACCCGCGACGAGGGCTTCGCCGCCGAGGACGAGGCACTGGCCGACCTCATCATGAGCGACGAGCTGCGCGCCGGCCTGTACGCGTTCGACCTCACCCAGAAGCGTGCGAAGAGGCCCGCCGGGGCACCGGACAAGGCCCTCGCCCGCCCGGTCACCAAGGTCGGCGTCGTCGGCGCGGGCCTGATGGCCTCGCAGCTCGCGCTGCTGTTCGCGCGCCGCCTGGAGGTGCCGGTCGTGCTGACCGACCTCGACCAGGAGCGCCTGGACAAGGGCGTCGGCTACGCGCACGGCGAGATCGACAAGCTGCTCGGCAAGGGCCGCGTCACCCCCGACAAGGCGAACCGCCTCAAGGCGCTCATCACCGGCTCGCTGACCAAGGACGCGTTCGCCGACGCCGACTTCGTCATCGAGGCCGTGTTCGAGGAGATGTCGGTCAAGCAGAAGGTGTTCGCCGAGGTGGAGGAGTACGTCTCCGCCGAGTGCGTCCTCGCGACCAACACCTCCTCGCTGTCGGTCACCGAGATGGCGTCCGGGCTGGCGCACCCCGAGCGGGTCGTCGGCTTCCACTTCTTCAACCCCGTCGCGGTGCTGCCGCTGCTGGAGATCGTCCGGGGCGAGCGGACCGGCGACGCCGCGCTCGCCACCGCGTTCGCGACCGGCAAGGCGCTGAAGAAGTCGTGCGTGCTGGTCGAGGACGCCCCGGCGTTCGTGGTCAACCGCGTCCTGCTGCGGCTGCTCGCCGAGATCGTCAAGGCGGTGGACGAGGGCACCCCGATCGAGGTCGCCGAGCGCGCCGCCGCGCCGCTCGGGCTGCCGATGCCGCCGTTCGTGCTGATGGGGCTGGTCGGCCCGGCGATCGCGCTGCACGTCAACGAGACCCTGCACGGCGCGTTCCCGGACCGGTTCCCGCTGTCGGGCAACCTCGCGACGATGGTCGCGGCCGGCAAGACCGGCGTCTACCGGCCGGACTTCTCCCTCGACCCCGAGGTCGTGGAGATCTTCGCGGGCGGGACGACCCCGTCCACCGAGGAGCAGGTGCTCGACCGGGCGCTGGCCGCACTCGCCGACGAGATCCGCGTGATGCTGGACGAGGGCGTCGTCGCGGCCCCGCAGGACATCGACCTGTGCATGATCCTCGGCGCCGGCTGGCCGTTCCACCTCGGCGGCATCACCCCGTACCTGGACCGGTCGGGCGTCGCCGAGCGGGTGACCGGCCGCCGGTTCCTGGAGCCGGGGGTCGCCTCGCTGCCCGC
It encodes:
- a CDS encoding AfsR/SARP family transcriptional regulator, whose product is MVRFKLLGSLEINNGGRTCAITPPKVRQVLALLLVRTGKLVQVDSVIEELWADAPPRRASNTVQTYVYQLRKIIDQEGLAPAGRELLFTQPFGYQLQIEPGQLDVCVFEAEVAEGRRMLDAGRPELASQRLRQALDLWTGPPLADVVQGSLLGTHALHLQELRMRALELRIQTDVQLGRDRDLIGELRSLVARYPLHEWFHGQLIGTLARAGRRAEALAAYGELRALLDEELGLDPSPELQRIHQEMLTPASGSSPVLWTEDFALPDFGRSPALANGSQRGR
- a CDS encoding cyclopropane-fatty-acyl-phospholipid synthase family protein, which produces MSEGTSERTEIPEPSEVGLFYDRFAQLAVMVGPEANATMHFGYWDSPEDAATLRQAAARMTEVMIGKVRVGAGERLLDVGCGLGGPGVRLAQATGADVTGVTVSQEQVKLANRLAADEGLADRVRFEHADAMRLPYTADSFDAAWALESIIHMPDRAQVLGEMARVVRPGGRVLVTDIFERAPIPEHKRAPVDAYYRETLLGPPVTIDEYPGLIRSAGLLVDEIVDISENVMGRTMREAARHKRQVSPEIEELHADDPAYQLDLGALAEVWELGYLLVVAHRPGE
- a CDS encoding thiolase family protein, which gives rise to MPRTARDVVFVDGVRTPFGKAGPKGLYAQTRADDMVVRAIRELMRRNPSLPPERVDEVAIAATTQTGDQGLTIGRSAAVLAGLPKSVPGYAIDRMCAGAMTAVTTSGAGISFGSYDVAIAGGVEHMGRHPMGEGVDPNPRFLADRLVDPSALVMGSTAENLHDRFPGITKERADAYAVRSQQKVAAAYAAGKIQPDLVPTAVRSAEKGWGLATEDEPPRPGTTLDDLAKLKTPFRVHGNVTPGNAAGLNDGATACLLAAEDVARELGLTPRMRLVDFSFAGVEPEVMGVGPVPATEKLLARNALTMDDIGLIEINEAFAVQVLAFLEHFKIADDDPRVNPWGGAIALGHPLASSGVRLMNQLARQFEERTDVRYGLTTMCVGMGMGGTVLWENVGWGDDK
- a CDS encoding 3-hydroxyacyl-CoA dehydrogenase NAD-binding domain-containing protein; translation: MSTLGEVFGDEVVTHAHVRDVTLPYAAGTLALITLDNGFDHTKPNTFGPNGLAELNAAIDTIAGRDDIAAVGVTGKPFIFAVGADLKGVPLIANREDARSIGRLGHDVFRRLGELDVPSFAYYNGAAMGGGVEIGLHCTYRTISAGVPAFALPEAFLGLVPGWGGTYLLPNLIGAEKALKVVIENPLAQNRTLKGAQAYELGIADALFDAADFLEESLAWTARVLNGDITVTRPEVDKGKAWDDAVAMARWNVDGKLHGAAPSYTRALDLVAAAKDRTRDEGFAAEDEALADLIMSDELRAGLYAFDLTQKRAKRPAGAPDKALARPVTKVGVVGAGLMASQLALLFARRLEVPVVLTDLDQERLDKGVGYAHGEIDKLLGKGRVTPDKANRLKALITGSLTKDAFADADFVIEAVFEEMSVKQKVFAEVEEYVSAECVLATNTSSLSVTEMASGLAHPERVVGFHFFNPVAVLPLLEIVRGERTGDAALATAFATGKALKKSCVLVEDAPAFVVNRVLLRLLAEIVKAVDEGTPIEVAERAAAPLGLPMPPFVLMGLVGPAIALHVNETLHGAFPDRFPLSGNLATMVAAGKTGVYRPDFSLDPEVVEIFAGGTTPSTEEQVLDRALAALADEIRVMLDEGVVAAPQDIDLCMILGAGWPFHLGGITPYLDRSGVAERVTGRRFLEPGVASLPA